Part of the Salvelinus fontinalis isolate EN_2023a unplaced genomic scaffold, ASM2944872v1 scaffold_0240, whole genome shotgun sequence genome, ggctgttcgatgctaatgcagaacgccataggatgtttttctgttggttaagggcagtcaggtcaggagagaaccaagggctatatctgttcctggttctaaatttcttgaatggggcatgcttattcaagatggtgaggaaggcatttaaaaaaaatgaccagtcatcctctactgacgggatgagatcaatatccttccaggataccccggccaggtcgattaggaaggcctgctcgctgaagtgtttcagggagcgtttgacagtgatgagtggaggtcgtttgaccgctgacccattacggatgcaggcaatgaggcagtgatcgctgagatcttggttgaaaacagcagaggtgtatttggagggcaagtttgttaggatgatatctatgagggtacccgtgtttacggaattggggtggtacctggtaggttcattgataatttgtgtgagattgagggcatcaagcttagattgtagggtggctggggtgttgagcatgttcaaatttaggtcgcctagcagcacgagctctgaagatagatggggggcaatcagttcacatatagtgtccagagcacagctgggggcagagggtggtctatagcaggcggcaacggtgagagacttgtttttagagaggtggatttttaaaagtagaagttcaaattgtttgggaacagacctggatagtataacagaactctgcaggcagtctttgcagtagattgcaacaccgccccctttggccgttctatcttgtctgaaaatcttgtaattggggataaaaatgtctgaatttttggtggtctttctaagccaggattcagacacggctaaaacatccgggttggtagagtgtgctaaagcagtgaacaaaacaaacttagggaggaggcttctaatgttaacatgcatgaagccaaggctattacggttacagaagtcatcaaaagagagcgcctggggaatagtggagccaggtactgcagggcctggattcacctctacatcaccagaggaacagaggaggagtaggataagggtacggctaaaagctatgagaattggtcgcctagagctactagagcagagagtaaaaggaagtttctgggggcgataaaatagtttaaaggaataatgtacagacaaaggtatggtaggatgtgaatacagtggaggtaaacctaggtattgagtgatgatgagagagatcttgtctctagaaacatcattgaaaccaggtgatgtcatcgcatatgtgggtggtggaactgagaggttggatatggtatagagagcagggctagaatctctacagtgaaataagccaataaacactaaccagaacagcaatggacaaggcatatttacattaaggagaggcatgcttaatcgagtgatcaataagggtccagtgagtagaggatggttggggtcgtggcgatccagacagctggccagGTATATGGCTAtcagtagcagcataggatggaggtctgtttgtagatacctcgtgcgtttccgtcggtaggttccgtgtagtggggttttgttcagatagcagccgataagacagctaacgattagcgggcctcagatgagcgttcaggtaacgtcgggacggaggtgccggttggataaatccctcgggcagataacgtcggcagtcagtcgcggcagtcagtcgtgaaggcccggtggggttccgtatctgcagcagcaacaaaagaaacgggtccggatggtgatggaactccttgagtttgctccggggtcgacgtaagccaatagtcacgcggtatgcagctagctagctgcgaaatcaaggtgcaagtgtccagagcctgcggttggaatccggggaaactgagagaaaaaaagtcccggaatgctccggtccgagtcgcgttgcacaaaagtgccggtagattatcgagctaaaggaatagctgatgaccgcaaaacgtgggcagctgaaacaccaaacgctagccagcaaaccggctaatttcggggcagctacagattagcttctggctagctatcggagtagcttctggttagctttcaggctagcttctgaattagcccctggctcacttccacgatggattttcagattgagttaaataatactttttgtaattggtgaagcgggttgcaggaaagcttttgcaggaaagcttttgtagttgagttcttggataataaaataaataaaaaagatatgcgaagaaaaggtgtaaatatatatatatacaggacacgacacgacaatacggaaaaagacgtctgaactgctaagccaccttggatgattgatatactgaacaaatatataaacgcaacatgcaacaatttaagatTTTAATgagctacagttcatataaggaaacctGTTGTGTTAATATTTTTTATCAGCGTAGTTCAAAAAATTAAAATGTCTAACATGTACCAGTACTTGCATTTTTGATGAAGTGTGTTTCTAGACATCCCAAGGGGTAAAATGTGTGATGTTGATATAAGGGAAAACACTTAAGTacatatgacatcacaataactaTCTGATGTCATAAGTACTGACCCTTGTACACAGATCTTGTACACAGTatgtcagcagcataccaccctgcataccactgctggcttgcttctgaagctaagcagggttggtcctggtcagtccctggatgggagaccagatgctgctggaagtggtgttggagggccagtaggaggcactctttcctctagtctaaaaaatatcccaatgccccagagcagtgattggggacactgccctgtgtagggtgccgtctttcggatgggacattaagcgggtgtcctgactctctgaggtcattaaagatcccatggcacttatcgtaagagtaggggtgttaaccccggtgtcctggctaaattcccaatctggccctcaaaccatcatggtcacctaataatccccagtttacaattggctcattcatccccctcctctcccctgtaactattccccaggtcgttgctgcaaatgagaacgtgttctcagtcaacttacctggtaaaataacggtaaaataaaaaataaataaaaaatctcagtACTTGTGTAAATAAAACAATGAGGAATCAGATTTACTGAAACGCATTTATTAAATCAATTCCATTTTTCACAGTTGAATAAATATTTATTTAGTTCTACAATTTAAACAAAATAGCAGGTGCTGAGCAGTGAGGAAAAGGCATGGAAGTCTTTCAGTCCTTTTCCAGGGCAGACCTACCTCCTGGTGGGCATGTCCTGCCCACTGCCCTGTCCATGAGTCTGTAGATAGCCATCATATAGCTCCCTGAGGTGCAGGAtcagctcctctgtgttctgGCCTGTGAGGGCAGACACAGGGATCACCCTGTGGGCCACGTGGCCCCGGAGGGCCTCAAGGTTTCCCCGAGCCCCAGGCAGGTCCATTTTGTTGGCTACAATAGCGTGGGGCCGGTGGGTGAGGCCGGGCTCGTACTGGTCCAGCTCATAGCGCAGTTGTTGGAGCTGGGTCCAGGGTTCTGGGGAGGACAGGTCCAGGACAAAGAGAAGGAAGCGACAGCGCTCAATGTGGCGCAGGAAGGAGATCCCAAGGCCTCGGTTCAGATGGGCCCCACAGATGATACCAGGAATGTCAGCCACTAGACAGAGGGGACAATAAACTACAACACCAACCTTCGTGCCCAACATAATATACAACACGAAGATCAAAAACTCCTTTACCTGCCACTTGCTCATGGTCCCTGTAGTTGACAATACCCACATGGGGGTTAAGGGTGGTAAAGGGGTAGGCAGCCACAGCAGGCCTGGCATTGGAAATGGCCCTTAGAAGGGAAGACTTCCCTGCATTGGGAAACCCAACCTGGAGTGGAAGACACACACCAACAGGTAAATCAAGAAAATGTTACACATTTTTGGGGGATAGAGTGCATACCATTTATATTTCTACAATATTATTTTAACAAGCCCACTTTTAATAAGATAGGCCTAGTCGGTGGAGTGAGTCCCTCTTCCGTGTCTCACCAGTCCGGCGTGGGCCATGGTGCGCAGCTCCAGCTGGAGGACCCtgtcctgtcccctctctcccagGGTGGCCGTCATGGGGGCGCGGTTCTCATTGGACAGGAAGAAGCGGTTTCCCTTTCCCCCCGCCCCTCCAAACACAGCCACGTACTCCTGGTTGTGCTGGGAGAGGTCTGCCACCGTCTTTCCTTGCTCCTTCACCACCGTGCCCACTGGCACCTGCACCATCCCAAAACACCAAACATTCAGTTACACTATTTTACAGTCAGCATTTTAGTAT contains:
- the LOC129844845 gene encoding mitochondrial ribosome-associated GTPase 2-like, whose translation is MLTTLTKFQSRRWFVQEISRLFAQVCVRHEFNSSLLLGLKSNLATQRKTTGIMNVSTSCAWCAKPRISKKKELSEKKLTRHFVDNRNVKLLAGAGGKGACTFHSEPRKEWGGPDGGNGGDGGNIIIKVDLQVKSLAQVAPVYKGDDGDSGGSKNCYGRNASTTYIAVPVGTVVKEQGKTVADLSQHNQEYVAVFGGAGGKGNRFFLSNENRAPMTATLGERGQDRVLQLELRTMAHAGLVGFPNAGKSSLLRAISNARPAVAAYPFTTLNPHVGIVNYRDHEQVAVADIPGIICGAHLNRGLGISFLRHIERCRFLLFVLDLSSPEPWTQLQQLRYELDQYEPGLTHRPHAIVANKMDLPGARGNLEALRGHVAHRVIPVSALTGQNTEELILHLRELYDGYLQTHGQGSGQDMPTRR